In Streptomyces canus, one DNA window encodes the following:
- a CDS encoding alginate lyase family protein produces MSTVPPRTLAPSRRGFLGGTAALLLVAGASGLLAPATARAADQKSGSRAFTHPGLLHSADDLARMKAAVAAKRPPVHDGYLAFAAHARSQSTYPIQNTGQITSWGRGPTNFQNQAVADSAAAYQNALMWAVTGNRAHADKARDLLNAWSASLTKITGADGPLGAGLQAFKFVNAAELLRHTGYDGWAETDIARCERSFLDVWYPAVSGYMLYANGNWDLTALQTLLAIGVFCEEPTLFEDALRFAAAGAGNGSLAHRIVTDEGQGQEAGRDQGHEQLAVGLTGDIAQVAWNQGVDLWGHDDHRILANFEYAARYNLGGDVPFTPDLDRTGKYIKTTVSAIGRGTLPPVYEMAYAHYAGVRGLDTPYTKAAVFRGTGGARVVEGSNDDLPSWGTFTYAGTTAPSRTVPAAPAGVTATGDRTHVTVNWLPSTWATGYTVLRATRPEGPYEKLASGIDKPTYTDDRVRAGRTYHYTVSATNSQGHSGDSAAASATAGLPEPWSTQDIGDVRIPGAAVFDGERFMLEASGSSDTHRLVHLPLRGDGSVTARIVWPLSSQYSKIGVSLRDSLDADAAHAAMVIQGLPLHTWSGVWTVRPARGAEVSATGSTPVPPSQQTAITTSASFPISGLGALPESATPLEAPYVEGAGDGYRLRTPYWVRVTRKGRRCTGAISPDGIRWTEVGSTEVELDRTAYAGLLLTSCLGVDADYAETGTGAFDNVTVVSASAGEIWSVPQPARTAGDLKATTGADAVELAWTDPDLSARYKVLRATDSDGPYVTLATGVGPVGSGTRIQYADATGTPGTPYHYAVAKTNTAGRGPLSEPSSAVMPTPSLPELTSATTAFTNKGAPFRHLLRASHEPVRFTATGLPDGLGVDRRTGLIHGTPRETGEFTVTTTAGNAAGDGTGTLTLTVGTPPPAPWTYGDLGDVVLDDRAFGTLGVAAILTPGSTAHEDGTFVVRGAGVDLTVNNQGMTGQFVRRPAAGDCEVTARLVSRTGVTADRVGLLMAKSLSPFDQAAGVIVTDGTTAQLMLRKTVAGASVFSGSGAVRLPALLRLKRTGTLFTASVSGDDGATWTDLASGEIPGFGDAPFHVGLVACSRSPLALVTSEFDEVSITPI; encoded by the coding sequence ATGAGCACCGTGCCCCCGAGAACCCTCGCTCCGAGCCGCCGGGGCTTCCTCGGCGGCACGGCCGCCCTGCTGCTGGTGGCGGGCGCGAGCGGACTGCTCGCGCCCGCCACCGCCCGGGCCGCCGACCAGAAGTCCGGCAGCCGTGCCTTCACACACCCGGGCCTGCTGCACAGCGCCGACGACCTCGCCCGTATGAAAGCCGCGGTCGCCGCCAAGCGGCCCCCGGTCCACGACGGCTACCTGGCGTTCGCCGCCCACGCGCGCTCCCAGTCGACGTACCCGATCCAGAACACCGGCCAGATCACCTCCTGGGGCCGCGGCCCCACCAACTTCCAGAACCAGGCCGTCGCCGACTCGGCCGCCGCCTACCAGAACGCCCTGATGTGGGCGGTCACGGGCAACCGCGCCCACGCCGACAAGGCCCGCGATCTCCTGAACGCCTGGTCGGCCTCCCTCACGAAGATCACGGGAGCCGACGGCCCGCTCGGTGCCGGGCTCCAGGCCTTCAAGTTCGTCAACGCGGCCGAACTGCTCCGCCACACCGGCTACGACGGCTGGGCCGAGACGGACATCGCCCGCTGCGAGCGGTCCTTCCTGGACGTCTGGTATCCGGCCGTCTCCGGCTACATGCTCTACGCCAACGGGAACTGGGACCTGACGGCCCTTCAGACCCTTCTGGCCATCGGCGTGTTCTGCGAGGAGCCCACTCTCTTCGAGGACGCGCTGCGCTTCGCCGCGGCCGGCGCGGGCAACGGCTCCCTCGCCCACCGCATCGTCACCGACGAGGGCCAGGGCCAGGAGGCCGGCCGCGACCAGGGCCACGAACAGCTCGCGGTCGGCCTGACCGGGGACATCGCCCAGGTCGCCTGGAACCAGGGCGTCGACCTGTGGGGCCACGACGACCACCGGATCCTCGCCAACTTCGAGTACGCGGCCCGCTACAACCTCGGGGGCGACGTTCCCTTCACCCCCGACCTGGACCGCACCGGCAAGTACATCAAGACGACCGTCTCCGCGATCGGCCGCGGCACCCTCCCGCCGGTCTACGAGATGGCCTACGCCCACTACGCCGGTGTCCGCGGCCTAGACACCCCGTACACGAAGGCGGCCGTCTTCCGCGGCACCGGCGGAGCCCGGGTCGTCGAGGGCAGCAACGACGACCTGCCGAGCTGGGGGACCTTCACCTACGCGGGAACCACGGCACCCTCGCGGACCGTACCGGCCGCACCCGCGGGGGTCACGGCGACGGGCGACCGTACCCACGTCACCGTGAACTGGCTGCCGTCCACCTGGGCGACCGGGTACACCGTCCTGCGCGCCACACGCCCCGAAGGGCCCTACGAGAAGCTCGCCTCCGGCATCGACAAGCCCACGTACACGGACGACCGGGTGCGCGCGGGACGGACGTACCACTACACCGTCAGCGCCACCAACTCCCAGGGACACAGCGGTGATTCGGCCGCCGCCTCCGCCACCGCCGGTCTCCCCGAGCCCTGGTCGACCCAGGACATCGGGGACGTCCGGATCCCCGGTGCGGCCGTCTTCGACGGTGAGCGGTTCATGCTCGAGGCGAGCGGCAGCTCCGACACCCACCGGCTCGTCCATCTGCCGCTGCGCGGCGACGGCTCGGTCACCGCCCGGATCGTGTGGCCGCTGAGCTCGCAGTACTCCAAGATCGGCGTCAGCCTCCGCGACTCCCTCGACGCGGACGCGGCCCACGCGGCCATGGTGATCCAGGGGCTGCCACTGCACACCTGGAGCGGGGTGTGGACCGTACGGCCGGCACGGGGAGCGGAGGTCTCCGCGACCGGCAGCACACCGGTCCCGCCCTCGCAGCAGACGGCGATCACCACGAGCGCCTCCTTCCCGATCTCCGGTCTCGGTGCCCTGCCCGAGTCGGCGACCCCGCTGGAGGCCCCGTACGTCGAGGGCGCGGGCGACGGCTACCGGCTGCGCACGCCCTACTGGGTGCGGGTGACCCGCAAGGGCCGCCGCTGCACCGGGGCGATCTCCCCGGACGGCATCCGCTGGACCGAAGTCGGCTCCACCGAGGTCGAGTTGGACCGCACCGCATACGCGGGCCTCCTCCTCACCTCCTGCCTGGGGGTCGACGCGGACTACGCCGAGACGGGCACCGGCGCCTTCGACAACGTCACCGTGGTCTCCGCCTCCGCCGGCGAGATCTGGTCCGTTCCCCAGCCCGCCCGCACGGCAGGGGACCTGAAGGCGACGACCGGCGCCGACGCCGTCGAGCTGGCCTGGACCGACCCGGACCTCTCCGCCCGCTACAAGGTCCTGCGCGCCACGGACTCCGACGGCCCCTACGTCACCCTCGCGACCGGCGTCGGCCCGGTCGGCTCCGGCACCCGCATCCAGTACGCGGACGCCACCGGTACGCCGGGCACGCCGTACCACTACGCCGTCGCGAAGACGAACACGGCCGGGCGGGGCCCGCTCTCGGAACCCTCCTCCGCGGTGATGCCGACCCCCTCCCTGCCCGAACTCACCTCCGCGACCACGGCGTTCACGAACAAGGGCGCCCCTTTCCGGCACCTTCTGCGGGCCTCCCACGAGCCCGTACGGTTCACCGCCACCGGTCTCCCCGACGGCCTCGGCGTCGACAGGCGCACCGGCCTGATCCACGGAACCCCGCGCGAGACCGGCGAGTTCACCGTCACCACCACCGCCGGGAACGCGGCGGGCGACGGCACCGGAACCCTCACCCTCACCGTCGGCACACCCCCGCCGGCCCCGTGGACGTACGGTGACCTCGGCGACGTGGTCCTCGACGACCGCGCCTTCGGGACCCTGGGCGTGGCCGCGATCCTCACCCCCGGCAGCACCGCCCACGAGGACGGGACCTTCGTGGTGCGGGGCGCGGGTGTGGATCTGACCGTCAACAACCAGGGAATGACAGGGCAGTTCGTACGGCGGCCCGCCGCCGGTGACTGCGAGGTCACCGCCCGGCTGGTCTCCCGTACCGGAGTCACCGCCGACCGCGTCGGGCTGCTGATGGCGAAGTCGCTGTCGCCGTTCGACCAGGCGGCGGGAGTGATCGTCACCGACGGCACCACCGCTCAGCTGATGCTGCGCAAGACCGTCGCCGGCGCCTCCGTCTTCTCCGGCAGCGGCGCCGTCCGACTCCCCGCCCTGCTGCGGCTGAAGCGCACCGGGACCCTCTTCACCGCATCCGTCTCCGGCGACGACGGCGCCACCTGGACCGACCTCGCCTCCGGCGAGATCCCCGGCTTCGGCGACGCCCCCTTCCACGTCGGCCTGGTGGCCTGCTCCCGCAGTCCGCTGGCCCTCGTCACCTCCGAGTTCGACGAGGTGAGCATCACTCCCATCTGA
- a CDS encoding carbohydrate ABC transporter permease, whose amino-acid sequence MTATSLTPRRGPRLRVNRLVLYTVLVAITGLFLGPFGWLVISGLKTPAELAASPVHWLPDHVQWHNIADAFNLIDFLGYARNSLIIALIYATLVTLSSAWVGFGFARLEAPGRKTLFGILLGSMMLPQMITLLPTYLIFAKLGMVDTYWPWVLWGLSSAPYLVFLFRQFFAGLPRELEEAAIVDGCGYSGIFWRIFLPQSWPVLSASFVIAFTWTWGDYIAPQLLLSTDRTTLAVAVMSTYVTSAGTPVTNLQAAASVMYVVPILLIFLVAQRGFVAGMSTTGLK is encoded by the coding sequence GTGACCGCCACCAGCCTCACCCCGAGGCGCGGCCCGCGCCTGCGCGTCAACCGCCTCGTCCTGTACACGGTCCTCGTCGCGATCACCGGCCTGTTCCTCGGCCCCTTCGGCTGGCTGGTCATCTCCGGCCTCAAGACCCCGGCCGAGCTGGCGGCCTCGCCGGTGCACTGGCTGCCCGACCATGTGCAGTGGCACAACATCGCCGACGCCTTCAACCTCATCGACTTCCTCGGCTACGCCCGCAACTCCCTGATCATCGCGCTCATCTACGCCACCCTCGTGACGCTCAGCTCCGCCTGGGTCGGCTTCGGTTTCGCCCGCCTCGAAGCCCCGGGCAGGAAGACCCTGTTCGGCATCCTGCTCGGCTCGATGATGCTGCCCCAGATGATCACCCTGCTGCCGACCTACCTGATCTTCGCCAAGCTCGGCATGGTCGACACGTACTGGCCATGGGTGCTGTGGGGCCTGTCCTCCGCCCCCTATCTGGTCTTCCTCTTCCGGCAGTTCTTCGCGGGGCTGCCCCGGGAACTGGAGGAGGCCGCGATCGTCGACGGCTGCGGCTACTCGGGCATCTTCTGGCGGATCTTCCTCCCGCAGTCCTGGCCGGTCCTCTCCGCGAGCTTCGTGATCGCCTTCACCTGGACCTGGGGCGACTACATCGCCCCGCAGCTCCTGCTGTCCACGGACCGCACCACCCTCGCGGTCGCCGTCATGTCCACCTACGTCACCTCGGCCGGCACCCCTGTCACCAACCTCCAGGCCGCGGCCTCGGTGATGTACGTCGTGCCGATCCTGCTGATCTTCCTCGTCGCCCAGCGCGGTTTCGTCGCCGGCATGTCGACGACCGGCCTCAAGTAG
- a CDS encoding glycosyl hydrolase family 28 protein encodes MNTPLSRRTALQAAGATVLAAGLTNLTATAARADDTAVTPKLVTYPRPSAMPTNTSFKVRVRSAPDGEWQTLDIWRPQLGEINPTTGSSKTYNSSLAYFDFQGSVEVEITYLKGGTTKVRVRPDSYGITPEVLGDTLRFTLDQPRNLVVQINDDIFDCLHLLARAIEKNKPAQDDPDVLYYGPGVHTTADGTLLVPSGKTVYLDGGAVLKATVIFRNVEHAGIAGRGVLAGTAGGGALVESSRNISIGAVTVLNPNGYAVQLGEATGVTIKGLGSFSSKGWGDGIDVFCSSNVVIDGVFMRNSDDCIALYTHRWEYYGDTTDITVRNSTLWADVAHPINVGTHGNTDNPEALKNLRFKNLDILDHREPQMNYQGCIALNPGDSNLIKNVRIEDVRIEDFRWGQVIYMKVMYNTKYNTSVGRGIENVYVKDLSYTGTNAKPSLFLGYDAHHAIKDVTFENLVVNGLVVADSMKKPSWYYTTDTIQWFSNEHVTNLKFLTTAEAEAAAAS; translated from the coding sequence ATGAACACGCCGTTGTCCCGCCGTACGGCTCTCCAGGCGGCCGGCGCCACCGTGCTCGCCGCCGGCCTCACCAACCTCACGGCCACGGCGGCCCGGGCCGACGACACAGCCGTCACGCCGAAGCTGGTCACCTACCCCCGCCCGTCCGCCATGCCGACCAACACCAGCTTCAAGGTGCGCGTCCGTAGCGCCCCCGACGGCGAGTGGCAGACCCTCGACATCTGGCGGCCCCAGCTGGGCGAGATCAACCCCACCACCGGGTCGAGCAAGACCTACAACTCCTCGCTGGCGTACTTCGACTTCCAGGGCTCCGTCGAGGTCGAGATCACCTACCTCAAGGGCGGCACCACCAAGGTCCGGGTGCGGCCGGACTCCTACGGCATCACGCCCGAGGTGCTCGGTGACACCCTGCGCTTCACGCTCGACCAGCCGCGCAACCTCGTCGTCCAGATCAACGACGACATCTTCGACTGTCTCCACCTGTTGGCCCGCGCGATCGAGAAGAACAAGCCCGCGCAGGACGACCCGGACGTCCTCTACTACGGCCCCGGCGTCCACACCACCGCCGACGGCACCCTGCTCGTCCCCTCCGGTAAGACCGTGTACCTCGACGGCGGCGCCGTCCTGAAGGCGACCGTGATCTTCCGGAACGTGGAGCACGCCGGGATCGCCGGCCGTGGCGTGCTCGCCGGGACCGCGGGCGGCGGGGCCCTGGTGGAGAGTTCGCGGAACATCTCCATCGGCGCCGTCACCGTGCTCAACCCCAACGGATACGCCGTCCAGCTGGGCGAGGCCACCGGCGTCACCATCAAGGGGCTCGGCTCCTTCAGCTCCAAGGGCTGGGGCGACGGCATCGACGTGTTCTGCTCCAGCAACGTCGTCATCGACGGCGTGTTCATGCGCAACTCCGACGACTGCATCGCCCTTTACACCCACCGCTGGGAGTACTACGGCGACACCACGGACATCACCGTCCGCAACTCCACCCTCTGGGCGGACGTCGCCCACCCGATCAACGTCGGCACCCACGGCAACACCGACAACCCCGAGGCACTGAAGAACCTGCGCTTCAAGAACCTCGACATCCTCGACCACCGCGAACCGCAGATGAACTACCAGGGCTGCATCGCCCTCAACCCCGGCGACTCCAACCTGATCAAGAACGTCCGCATCGAGGACGTGCGGATCGAGGACTTCCGCTGGGGCCAGGTCATCTACATGAAGGTCATGTACAACACGAAGTACAACACCTCGGTCGGCCGCGGCATCGAGAACGTCTACGTCAAGGACCTCAGCTACACGGGCACGAACGCCAAGCCGTCGCTCTTCCTCGGCTATGACGCCCACCACGCCATCAAGGACGTCACCTTCGAGAACCTGGTGGTCAACGGCCTCGTCGTCGCCGACTCGATGAAGAAGCCGAGCTGGTACTACACCACGGACACGATCCAGTGGTTCTCCAACGAGCACGTGACGAACCTCAAGTTCCTCACCACCGCCGAGGCCGAGGCGGCCGCCGCGTCATGA
- a CDS encoding extracellular solute-binding protein, which produces MRPHAGAAVSRRRFLSLSAGGAVAGAAALSGCAMRVSSAVGGSGETVTVMAKADDFSPELIKQAQKDIGVKINTVLYSTSKLIAMMTNGNPPDLVRGVGAVDAPYYAARGVMEDLDPYFAKSSVLGPADLDPVNDLWRYDGRTQGKGPRYGMAKDFSQDSMFWYNTALFDQADVDYPPELDPVTYEEWLDKAERLTRRKNGQTTVFGGSYNGVLTPSLLASLTVAAGGNLFTDDYARVDFTTPEARKALGWYIDYCRTKVGPSIIQPDPNTWDGPTFQANRLAMSNSGYWLGGLINADKKLAPLSRLAPAPYFEGGRRVSPCQAGTGFWIPSTSHHKDAAWRVFEWFFGEAPAKARASGGWGIPTLKSLRPLMPAQEDYQKRVLTVQEAELKHYSVIAFTPYATADSLLALFNQIAPAAMNGHLSVDALAGRLNSAMNDQLKRGKEQVG; this is translated from the coding sequence GTGCGCCCACATGCCGGTGCCGCCGTGAGCCGCCGCCGTTTTCTCTCCCTTTCCGCCGGCGGTGCCGTGGCGGGGGCGGCGGCACTCAGCGGCTGTGCGATGCGGGTGTCGAGCGCGGTCGGCGGCTCCGGCGAGACCGTCACGGTCATGGCCAAGGCCGACGACTTCTCGCCGGAGCTGATCAAGCAGGCCCAGAAGGACATCGGCGTCAAGATCAACACGGTGCTGTACAGCACCAGCAAGCTGATCGCGATGATGACCAACGGCAATCCGCCCGACCTGGTGCGCGGTGTCGGCGCCGTGGACGCCCCGTACTACGCGGCCCGGGGCGTGATGGAGGATCTCGACCCGTACTTCGCCAAGAGCAGCGTCCTCGGTCCGGCCGACCTGGACCCGGTCAACGACCTGTGGCGCTACGACGGCCGTACCCAGGGCAAGGGCCCGCGCTACGGCATGGCGAAGGACTTCTCCCAGGACTCGATGTTCTGGTACAACACCGCGCTGTTCGACCAGGCGGACGTCGACTACCCGCCCGAGCTGGACCCGGTCACCTACGAGGAGTGGCTGGACAAGGCCGAACGGCTCACCCGCCGCAAGAACGGCCAGACCACCGTGTTCGGCGGCAGCTACAACGGCGTGCTCACCCCCAGCCTCCTGGCGAGCCTCACCGTGGCCGCCGGCGGGAACCTCTTCACCGACGACTACGCGCGCGTCGACTTCACCACCCCGGAGGCCCGTAAGGCGCTCGGCTGGTACATCGACTACTGCCGGACGAAGGTCGGGCCCAGTATCATCCAGCCCGACCCCAACACCTGGGACGGGCCCACGTTCCAGGCGAACCGGCTGGCCATGTCGAACTCGGGCTACTGGCTCGGCGGCCTGATCAACGCGGACAAGAAGCTCGCGCCGCTCTCCCGGCTCGCTCCCGCTCCGTACTTCGAGGGCGGCCGACGGGTCAGTCCCTGCCAGGCCGGCACCGGCTTCTGGATCCCGAGCACATCGCACCACAAGGACGCCGCCTGGCGGGTCTTCGAGTGGTTCTTCGGCGAGGCGCCGGCCAAGGCGCGCGCCTCCGGCGGCTGGGGCATCCCGACCCTGAAGTCGCTGCGCCCGCTGATGCCGGCCCAGGAGGACTACCAGAAACGGGTGTTGACGGTGCAGGAGGCCGAGCTGAAGCACTACTCGGTGATCGCCTTCACGCCGTACGCCACCGCGGACTCGCTCCTCGCCCTCTTCAACCAGATCGCCCCGGCCGCCATGAACGGCCACCTCTCCGTCGACGCCCTCGCCGGGCGTCTGAACTCGGCCATGAACGATCAGCTCAAGCGTGGTAAGGAGCAGGTGGGATGA
- a CDS encoding carbohydrate ABC transporter permease: MTVDQIPSVVDRRGSAPAAGSAASRPRTSIATRRHRAFYMFASPWIIGFALLTIAPMAYALWLSFTTFDGISPRWHYVGFGNYRELFSDAQTWKSLGRTGLFAITSVPLSIIAGLGLAVLVNRPLKARGLFRTLLYLPAVVPPVGAGIAFKQLFDQNSGAANGVLNLFGIDALGWLADPYARYVLIMTVLWTAGNIMIISLAGLQDIPREFLEAARIDGASAWRSFRSITVPLLSPVLLFQTVTGVIASVQTIMPLLLAPDPTPAGITALPQSTYLYMMHVFAEYFAFGRYGYASALLWVLFVLILVATGLIFKATSGVVFYNVDPEAKK; encoded by the coding sequence ATGACGGTCGATCAGATTCCGTCGGTCGTGGACCGGCGCGGTTCCGCCCCGGCGGCGGGGTCGGCCGCCTCCCGGCCGCGCACCTCCATCGCCACCCGCAGGCACCGGGCGTTCTACATGTTCGCCTCGCCCTGGATCATCGGCTTCGCGCTGCTGACCATCGCCCCGATGGCGTACGCGCTGTGGCTGAGCTTCACCACCTTCGACGGCATCTCGCCCCGCTGGCACTACGTGGGATTCGGCAACTACCGCGAGCTGTTCTCCGACGCGCAGACCTGGAAGTCGCTGGGCCGCACGGGCCTGTTCGCGATCACCTCGGTGCCCCTGTCGATCATCGCCGGACTCGGGCTCGCCGTACTGGTGAACCGGCCGCTCAAGGCGCGTGGGCTGTTCCGCACCCTGCTCTATCTGCCGGCGGTGGTGCCCCCGGTGGGCGCGGGGATCGCGTTCAAGCAGCTCTTCGACCAGAACTCCGGTGCCGCGAACGGGGTGTTGAACCTCTTCGGCATCGACGCCCTCGGCTGGCTCGCCGACCCCTACGCCCGCTACGTACTGATCATGACGGTGCTCTGGACCGCCGGGAACATCATGATCATCTCGCTGGCCGGGCTCCAGGACATCCCGCGCGAGTTCCTCGAAGCGGCCCGTATCGACGGCGCGAGCGCCTGGCGGAGCTTCCGCAGCATCACGGTGCCGCTGCTGTCGCCGGTACTGCTCTTCCAGACCGTGACCGGGGTCATCGCCTCGGTGCAGACCATCATGCCGTTGCTGCTGGCCCCCGACCCGACCCCGGCCGGCATCACCGCGCTCCCGCAGTCCACCTACCTCTACATGATGCACGTGTTCGCGGAGTACTTCGCGTTCGGCCGCTACGGCTACGCCTCCGCGCTGCTGTGGGTGCTCTTCGTCCTGATCCTCGTCGCGACCGGACTGATCTTCAAGGCCACGTCCGGCGTGGTGTTCTACAACGTCGACCCGGAGGCGAAGAAGTGA
- a CDS encoding carboxylesterase/lipase family protein: MTAVQTDPVVSTPYGTVRGRYEHRVAVFRGIPYAAPPFGPRRFRPPVPPEPWDGVREAADFGPTAPKPPYSDAFAQYLSDPFVPGDDCLNLNVWTPEPGPGARLPVLVWLHGGALTRGSSAVPVYDGHAFARDGVVFVSVNYRLGVEGYGLFPDAPANPGLRDQLAALQWVHEAIGAFGGDPSRITLAGQSAGAISIGALLAAPQAQGLVRRAVLQSGPPEASDRDKVRRMVRRMATRLKIPATAAAFAEVDRELLLHTQAEVGRRSSPVLGGPAFGIVVDDDLVPRDPLEALIEGSVARGVELMLGWTSDEYRLWLVPGGLLERVDRLGPVALAGAMARCHCGSEVVRGYRALHPDAGTAEIVGQMVTDHLLRIPLHRLAEARPGSSYVYEFTWPSHRPGLGACHALELGFVFDTGAAPESAKLAGEGAPTELADAMHGAWVRFAADGDPGWRPWDATHPVQIFGKGDPYVESGPRDHDFAVWTADTTTPETAPVKEPAEGWPARTAELRSVVRRLRRTGLARRH, translated from the coding sequence ATGACAGCAGTCCAGACAGACCCCGTGGTCAGCACGCCGTACGGGACCGTACGGGGCCGGTACGAGCACCGGGTCGCGGTCTTTCGCGGCATCCCCTACGCGGCCCCGCCCTTCGGCCCCCGCCGCTTCCGGCCGCCCGTGCCGCCCGAGCCCTGGGACGGTGTGCGCGAGGCGGCCGACTTCGGGCCGACGGCCCCGAAACCGCCGTACTCCGACGCCTTCGCGCAGTACCTGTCCGACCCGTTCGTGCCCGGCGACGACTGCCTCAACCTCAACGTGTGGACGCCGGAGCCCGGCCCGGGGGCCCGGCTCCCGGTCCTGGTGTGGCTGCACGGCGGAGCCCTGACCAGGGGATCCTCCGCGGTGCCCGTGTACGACGGGCACGCCTTCGCCCGGGACGGCGTCGTGTTCGTCTCGGTCAACTACCGGCTCGGCGTGGAGGGCTACGGCCTCTTCCCGGACGCCCCCGCCAACCCCGGCCTGCGCGACCAGCTCGCCGCCCTGCAGTGGGTGCACGAGGCGATCGGGGCCTTCGGCGGCGACCCCAGCCGCATCACTTTGGCGGGGCAGTCGGCCGGTGCGATCAGCATCGGCGCCCTGCTGGCCGCCCCGCAGGCCCAGGGCCTGGTCCGGCGCGCCGTGCTGCAGAGCGGGCCGCCCGAGGCGAGCGACCGCGACAAGGTACGGCGGATGGTGCGCCGGATGGCCACCCGGCTGAAGATCCCCGCCACCGCCGCGGCCTTCGCCGAGGTCGACCGCGAGCTGCTGCTGCACACCCAGGCCGAGGTGGGCCGTCGGAGCAGCCCGGTCCTGGGCGGCCCCGCCTTCGGGATCGTGGTCGACGACGACCTCGTGCCGCGTGATCCGCTGGAGGCGCTCATCGAGGGCTCGGTGGCCCGCGGGGTCGAGCTGATGCTGGGCTGGACCAGCGACGAGTACCGGCTCTGGCTCGTCCCCGGCGGCCTCCTGGAGCGCGTCGACCGGCTCGGCCCGGTCGCCCTCGCCGGTGCCATGGCCCGCTGCCACTGCGGCTCCGAGGTGGTCCGCGGCTACCGCGCGCTGCATCCCGACGCCGGTACCGCCGAGATCGTCGGCCAGATGGTCACCGACCACCTGCTGCGCATCCCCCTGCACCGCCTGGCCGAGGCCCGCCCGGGGTCGTCGTACGTCTACGAGTTCACCTGGCCCTCCCACCGCCCGGGCCTCGGTGCCTGCCACGCCCTCGAACTGGGCTTCGTCTTCGACACCGGCGCCGCTCCCGAGTCCGCCAAGCTCGCCGGCGAGGGCGCCCCGACCGAGCTCGCCGACGCCATGCACGGGGCGTGGGTGCGCTTCGCTGCCGACGGCGACCCCGGCTGGCGGCCCTGGGACGCCACCCACCCCGTCCAGATCTTCGGCAAGGGCGATCCGTACGTGGAGTCCGGCCCTCGGGACCACGATTTCGCGGTGTGGACGGCGGACACGACCACGCCGGAGACGGCCCCCGTGAAGGAACCGGCGGAGGGCTGGCCGGCCCGGACCGCGGAGCTCCGGTCGGTCGTACGGCGGCTGCGACGCACCGGACTGGCGCGGCGGCACTGA
- a CDS encoding alginate lyase family protein, with protein sequence MSRTSPHQHLPHTELSRRGLLRTAGGLGAALALGGGALATSMANTADAAPSTWTHPGMLHNAGDINRAKVRVAAGTDPWLSGWNKLVANSHSQSTWTNRATATIIRGGTGENYSLLFNDIAAAYQNALRWQVGGTEANAVCAANILNAWSRTLTSVTGNADRFLAAGIYGWQFANACELMRGYSGFDLAAAQDMLAKVFYPLNNSFLTNHNDACITNYWANWDLCNMASVLAIGILNEDSAKYDQAVTYFKSGAGNGSIAHAVPYLYTDSAGYALGQWQESGRDQGHTVMGMGQMGAICEMAWNQGDDLYSYDSRRFMKGAQYVAKYNLGQDVPFTTYNWGTGQNCAASSQTVVSSDSRGQIRPVWAMLHFHYNRRLGLDDKYISQMYYDLVVPEGGGGDYGTTSGGFDQLGFGTLMYAK encoded by the coding sequence ATGAGCCGCACTTCCCCCCACCAGCACCTCCCGCACACCGAGTTGAGCCGCCGCGGTCTGCTGAGGACCGCCGGCGGTCTCGGCGCCGCCCTCGCCCTGGGTGGTGGCGCCCTCGCCACGAGCATGGCCAACACGGCCGACGCGGCGCCCTCGACCTGGACCCACCCCGGCATGCTGCACAACGCCGGCGACATCAACCGGGCCAAGGTCAGGGTCGCCGCGGGCACCGACCCCTGGCTGTCCGGCTGGAACAAACTGGTCGCCAACTCCCACTCCCAGTCCACCTGGACCAACCGGGCCACGGCGACCATCATCCGCGGCGGCACCGGCGAGAACTACTCCCTGCTCTTCAACGACATCGCGGCCGCCTACCAGAACGCGCTGCGCTGGCAGGTCGGCGGCACCGAGGCCAACGCCGTCTGCGCCGCGAACATCCTCAACGCCTGGTCCAGGACGCTCACTTCGGTCACCGGCAACGCCGACCGGTTTCTCGCGGCCGGCATCTACGGCTGGCAGTTCGCCAACGCCTGCGAACTGATGCGCGGCTACAGCGGATTCGACCTCGCCGCCGCCCAGGACATGCTCGCCAAGGTCTTCTACCCGCTCAACAACAGCTTCCTGACCAACCACAACGACGCCTGCATCACCAACTACTGGGCCAACTGGGACCTGTGCAACATGGCCTCCGTCCTGGCCATCGGCATCCTCAACGAGGACAGCGCCAAGTACGACCAGGCGGTCACCTACTTCAAGTCCGGCGCGGGCAACGGCTCGATCGCCCACGCGGTGCCGTACCTGTACACCGACTCCGCCGGGTACGCGCTGGGCCAGTGGCAGGAGTCCGGCCGCGACCAGGGGCACACCGTCATGGGCATGGGTCAGATGGGCGCCATCTGCGAGATGGCCTGGAACCAGGGCGACGACCTCTACTCGTACGACAGTCGCCGCTTCATGAAGGGCGCCCAGTACGTCGCGAAGTACAACCTCGGCCAGGACGTCCCCTTCACCACCTACAACTGGGGCACCGGGCAGAACTGCGCCGCCTCGTCCCAGACCGTGGTCTCCTCCGACTCCCGGGGCCAGATCCGCCCGGTCTGGGCGATGCTCCACTTCCACTACAACCGGCGCCTGGGCCTCGACGACAAGTACATCTCCCAGATGTACTACGACCTCGTCGTTCCCGAGGGGGGTGGCGGCGACTACGGCACCACCAGCGGAGGCTTCGACCAGCTGGGCTTCGGCACCCTGATGTACGCCAAGTAG